A genomic region of Irregularibacter muris contains the following coding sequences:
- a CDS encoding RluA family pseudouridine synthase, translating into MHLENGIVLNVETEDEGKRLDIYLSDHIKDYSRNSIKKLINDENIKVNNFFVKASYKVKPKDNVEIIFPTTTEIAIEPQNIPLDIVYEDDDIIVINKPKGMVVHPAPGNYRDTLVNALLYYTPSLSQINGSLRPGIVHRIDKDTSGLLVVAKTDTAHIKLAQELKEHNITRKYRALTEGVIKEDCGRIDEPIGRHPIDRKRMAVVSKNGKRAITHYKVLERFDKNTLIEAKLETGRTHQIRVHMEHIGHPIVGDPVYGYRKQKFNLKGQLLHAKELSFLHPITNVPLKFKCNLPEDFLKIINILRVK; encoded by the coding sequence ATGCATTTGGAAAATGGTATTGTATTAAATGTGGAAACAGAGGATGAAGGGAAAAGATTGGATATATACTTATCCGATCATATAAAGGATTATTCTAGAAATTCTATAAAGAAACTTATTAATGATGAGAATATCAAAGTGAATAATTTTTTTGTTAAGGCTAGTTATAAAGTGAAACCTAAGGATAATGTAGAAATTATATTTCCCACAACAACAGAGATAGCAATAGAGCCTCAAAATATACCCTTAGACATTGTATATGAGGATGATGATATTATTGTTATTAACAAGCCCAAAGGTATGGTAGTCCATCCAGCACCAGGCAATTATAGGGATACCTTAGTTAATGCTTTATTATATTATACACCGTCCTTATCCCAAATAAATGGAAGCTTACGGCCAGGGATTGTCCATCGGATTGACAAGGATACTTCTGGATTATTAGTGGTGGCAAAAACCGATACTGCCCATATAAAGCTAGCTCAGGAACTAAAGGAGCATAATATTACCAGAAAATATAGGGCATTAACAGAGGGCGTCATAAAAGAGGATTGTGGAAGAATTGATGAGCCCATAGGCAGGCATCCCATAGATCGAAAAAGAATGGCTGTTGTGTCTAAAAATGGGAAAAGAGCGATTACCCACTATAAGGTTTTAGAAAGGTTTGATAAAAATACTTTAATAGAGGCCAAATTAGAAACGGGAAGAACCCATCAGATTCGTGTTCATATGGAACATATAGGCCATCCCATAGTGGGAGATCCAGTGTATGGATATAGGAAGCAAAAGTTTAACTTAAAGGGGCAATTACTCCATGCTAAGGAACTGAGTTTTCTCCATCCAATCACCAATGTACCCCTAAAGTTTAAATGCAACCTACCAGAAGACTTTTTAAAAATTATCAATATACTAAGGGTTAAGTAA
- a CDS encoding YicC/YloC family endoribonuclease, producing MKSMTGFGRGESKDNHYDFSVEIKTINNRYRDFSIRMPRQLNSIEDRIRRKINEFVARGRIEVHIRFQSLKEQEKKVKIDLALLKGYYSALNQIKNTFPMLEKDIGIELMARFPEAIQVEDNEYDVEELWESLKGALNKALIQLDSARIEEGNNLKKDLLYRCEIIEKKVENIDALAPEIENEYKKRLAEKIIEYTGNFEIDETRLMTEVAIFADKSNITEEIIRLYSHMKQFKNTFKNELVGRKLDFIVQEMNREINTIGSKGNSYSISREVVDIKSELEKIREQIQNIE from the coding sequence ATGAAAAGCATGACCGGTTTTGGAAGAGGAGAATCAAAAGATAATCATTATGATTTTTCCGTGGAAATTAAAACCATCAACAATAGATATCGGGATTTTTCCATACGTATGCCTCGACAACTAAATAGTATAGAGGATAGGATTCGAAGGAAAATTAATGAATTTGTTGCCCGAGGAAGAATTGAAGTACATATTCGGTTCCAATCTTTGAAGGAGCAGGAAAAAAAGGTAAAAATAGATTTAGCCTTGTTAAAAGGATATTATAGCGCTTTAAATCAAATAAAAAATACATTTCCAATGCTAGAAAAAGATATTGGTATAGAGTTAATGGCTCGGTTTCCTGAAGCTATTCAAGTGGAAGACAATGAATATGATGTAGAAGAGCTTTGGGAATCTTTAAAAGGAGCACTCAATAAAGCACTAATCCAATTAGATTCTGCTAGAATAGAAGAAGGAAATAATTTAAAGAAAGATTTGCTTTACCGATGTGAAATAATCGAAAAAAAAGTAGAAAATATTGATGCTTTGGCACCAGAGATTGAAAATGAGTATAAAAAACGCCTTGCCGAAAAGATCATTGAATATACCGGCAATTTTGAAATAGATGAAACTAGACTAATGACAGAAGTGGCGATATTTGCTGATAAGTCTAATATCACTGAAGAAATTATTAGATTATATAGCCATATGAAACAATTTAAGAATACTTTTAAAAATGAACTTGTAGGGAGAAAGCTTGATTTTATTGTCCAAGAAATGAATAGGGAAATTAATACAATCGGCTCTAAGGGAAATTCATATTCCATATCTAGAGAAGTGGTAGATATTAAAAGTGAATTAGAAAAAATTCGCGAGCAAATACAAAATATTGAATAA
- a CDS encoding DivIVA domain-containing protein encodes MEIHNKEFKRKVRGYDQDEVDEFLDKIVVDYEKLYRENAELKDKINLQNEKMEHYTNLENTLQNTLLMAQKASEDIEKNARKQAENIIQEAENQGKSILEEANKEIINIIKKKEELVKDVKIFKTKVSTLLETQKEILNEIDDIDNRKEYVEEEIEFNN; translated from the coding sequence ATGGAGATACATAATAAGGAATTTAAGCGTAAAGTACGAGGCTATGATCAAGATGAGGTTGACGAATTTTTAGATAAAATCGTTGTTGATTATGAAAAGCTGTACAGAGAAAATGCCGAATTAAAGGATAAGATCAATTTGCAAAATGAAAAAATGGAACACTATACGAATTTGGAAAATACATTACAAAATACATTATTAATGGCACAAAAGGCATCAGAGGATATCGAAAAAAATGCAAGAAAGCAAGCAGAAAATATTATCCAAGAAGCAGAAAACCAGGGAAAAAGTATTCTTGAAGAAGCCAATAAAGAAATTATAAATATTATAAAGAAAAAAGAAGAATTGGTAAAAGATGTTAAAATATTTAAAACCAAAGTAAGCACTTTATTAGAAACACAAAAAGAAATATTAAATGAAATAGATGACATTGATAATAGAAAGGAATATGTAGAAGAAGAGATAGAATTTAATAATTAA
- a CDS encoding DUF5665 domain-containing protein, with protein MQDPQELLEKINDKMENISVQLEKSKIEDYVDFMHNWKKLLINNFLGGLARGVGMAIGFSVLGALIIYLLRYLVLLNLPIIGRFISEVVRIVQNNI; from the coding sequence GTGCAAGACCCTCAAGAGTTATTGGAAAAGATAAATGATAAAATGGAGAATATTTCAGTGCAATTAGAAAAGTCCAAAATAGAAGACTATGTTGATTTTATGCATAATTGGAAGAAACTTTTAATCAATAACTTTTTAGGCGGACTAGCAAGAGGAGTGGGGATGGCCATAGGATTTTCCGTACTAGGAGCATTAATCATATATCTTTTACGATATTTGGTATTGTTAAATCTGCCTATTATAGGAAGATTTATTTCTGAAGTGGTCAGAATAGTTCAAAATAACATATAA
- the gmk gene encoding guanylate kinase codes for MSKWECRENIQKGLLIVISGPSGAGKGTVCKALLKEVPKLKLSISTTTRKPRPREIDGINYNFIEKEEFKEMVQRNAFLEYAMVYNNYYGTPKDKVMNELQMGKDVILEIDIQGALKVKSEFPEGVFIFVMPPSMEELKNRITKRGTETKEELTKRFQASYEEINYVSKYNYIVINDEIDDAVEKIKSILIAEKCRVDRLKDSIDKIVRRKI; via the coding sequence ATGTCTAAGTGGGAATGCAGGGAAAATATACAAAAAGGACTCTTAATCGTTATTTCCGGCCCTTCTGGTGCCGGAAAGGGTACAGTGTGTAAAGCTTTGCTTAAAGAGGTTCCAAAATTGAAATTGTCCATATCAACGACTACTAGAAAACCACGTCCAAGGGAAATAGATGGTATTAATTATAATTTTATAGAAAAAGAAGAATTTAAAGAAATGGTGCAGAGAAATGCATTTTTAGAATATGCAATGGTTTATAATAATTATTATGGAACACCAAAAGATAAAGTGATGAATGAATTGCAAATGGGAAAGGATGTCATATTAGAAATTGACATACAAGGAGCCTTAAAGGTTAAATCAGAATTCCCAGAGGGAGTCTTTATATTTGTAATGCCACCCTCTATGGAAGAATTGAAGAATAGAATTACCAAAAGGGGTACAGAAACAAAAGAAGAATTGACAAAGCGTTTTCAGGCGTCTTATGAAGAAATTAATTATGTATCTAAATATAACTATATCGTTATAAATGACGAGATTGATGATGCAGTAGAAAAAATAAAATCAATCTTGATTGCTGAAAAATGTAGAGTAGATAGATTGAAAGATTCTATAGATAAGATTGTAAGGAGGAAAATATAA
- a CDS encoding cell division protein SepF: MKKKFMGKVMDFIGLGEDEEELEFEDMEDDEEIEPYIPISNKGKIVNIQTNSNVKVVLVEPLSFNDAPQICDNLKNRKTIVVNLEKADHEEARKVFDFLNGAVYALDGKIQKIANGVFILAPNNVDILSEIGEEIKNKSLFNWPNK; this comes from the coding sequence ATGAAAAAGAAATTTATGGGTAAAGTGATGGATTTTATTGGATTGGGCGAGGATGAGGAAGAATTAGAATTTGAAGATATGGAAGATGATGAAGAAATTGAACCATATATTCCTATTAGCAATAAGGGAAAAATAGTGAACATACAAACCAATAGTAATGTAAAAGTGGTTTTAGTAGAACCCCTTTCATTTAATGATGCGCCCCAAATTTGCGATAATCTTAAAAATAGAAAAACCATAGTGGTGAATTTAGAAAAAGCTGATCATGAAGAAGCACGAAAGGTTTTTGATTTCTTAAATGGTGCGGTTTATGCATTGGATGGAAAAATCCAAAAGATAGCTAATGGGGTATTTATATTGGCGCCCAACAATGTGGATATATTAAGTGAAATAGGTGAAGAGATTAAAAATAAAAGTTTGTTTAATTGGCCAAATAAATAA
- the remA gene encoding extracellular matrix/biofilm regulator RemA, whose protein sequence is MSIKLINIGFGNIVSANRLIAIVSPESAPIKRIIQEARERGMLIDATYGRRTRAVIITDSDHIILSAVQPETVAHRLDNKDNNTIEDQNV, encoded by the coding sequence ATGTCAATAAAACTGATAAATATTGGATTTGGAAACATTGTATCTGCCAATAGGCTTATTGCAATTGTTAGTCCCGAATCAGCACCAATTAAGAGAATTATTCAGGAAGCAAGGGAAAGAGGAATGTTGATAGATGCAACTTATGGACGTAGAACTAGGGCAGTAATCATCACCGATAGTGATCATATTATTTTATCAGCTGTTCAACCAGAAACTGTAGCCCATCGATTGGATAATAAAGATAATAATACAATTGAGGATCAAAATGTCTAA
- a CDS encoding YggT family protein, translating to MSLQYTLLRAGNYLFEFINILILIHVIFSWVRPNPNNNIVRLIYNLTEPILAPFRNLSHRLNIGGGMIDFSPLFALLVIQFLIQPLYQRIVFLIF from the coding sequence ATGTCATTACAATATACACTTTTAAGAGCAGGAAATTATTTATTTGAATTCATCAATATTTTAATTCTTATCCATGTGATTTTTAGTTGGGTTAGACCAAATCCAAATAACAATATTGTTAGGCTTATTTATAATCTTACAGAGCCTATTTTGGCCCCTTTTAGGAATTTGTCTCATCGATTAAACATTGGGGGCGGGATGATAGACTTTTCACCCCTGTTTGCTTTACTTGTGATTCAATTTTTAATACAACCCCTTTATCAGAGAATAGTTTTTTTAATATTTTAG
- a CDS encoding YlmH family RNA-binding protein, whose product MKKEKDILLKAKVEDCIKIATLSHRHKFLYFLDPGEQQFCKEILTNIKGIQWEFFGGYEHAERKILCVYSRGEDLTIWEWPITAFHIIPKDNQKDLRHPDILGSLVHLGIERNRIGDINVFPEFIQVFIAEELKDFIVYNLEKISNIPVHVKEIGWDQVMPYSPPFKEIYITSASLRLDGMISSIYGLSRKDSSALIISKKVKVNWTDIEKPSALLKEGDLVSVRGKGRVLVNRVLGETKKGNKKVLIHKFI is encoded by the coding sequence ATGAAAAAGGAAAAAGATATTCTTTTAAAAGCTAAGGTGGAAGACTGTATAAAGATAGCCACCCTTAGCCATAGACATAAATTTTTATATTTTTTAGATCCTGGAGAACAACAATTCTGTAAAGAAATACTAACAAATATTAAGGGGATTCAATGGGAATTTTTTGGAGGATATGAGCATGCTGAACGTAAAATCCTATGTGTTTATTCTAGAGGAGAAGATTTAACTATTTGGGAATGGCCTATCACGGCATTTCACATAATCCCTAAGGATAATCAAAAAGATTTAAGACATCCTGATATATTGGGTAGTTTAGTTCACTTGGGCATTGAGAGAAATAGAATTGGTGATATCAATGTATTCCCGGAATTTATCCAAGTTTTCATAGCCGAGGAATTAAAGGATTTTATTGTATATAATCTAGAAAAAATTTCAAATATCCCCGTTCATGTAAAAGAGATAGGCTGGGATCAAGTAATGCCCTATAGTCCACCTTTTAAAGAAATATATATTACCTCTGCATCTTTAAGATTAGATGGTATGATTAGTAGTATTTATGGTCTTTCAAGAAAGGATTCCTCTGCTCTAATTATCTCAAAAAAAGTCAAAGTGAATTGGACAGATATAGAAAAACCAAGTGCTTTACTAAAGGAAGGTGACCTTGTATCGGTTAGGGGGAAAGGCAGGGTGCTCGTTAACCGAGTATTAGGAGAAACAAAAAAAGGGAATAAAAAAGTACTTATACATAAATTTATATAG
- the dapF gene encoding diaminopimelate epimerase — translation MKFTKMHGLGNDFVLIEDREEKLNLTPKQISHICHRHLGVGADGLILIQPSNKCAVKMVFYNQDGSRAAMCGNGVRCFAKYVYDHGIVQETCFSIETRAGKTNVKIIEQKNADTIVQVNMGKVDYNPSNIPMNIDKKDALDEVVYINNQEIVFSSVLVGVPHSIIEVDHLETYPVERIGRTLENHPLFPEKTNVNFIEIVNRKEVRGVTWERGVGLTLACGTGACAIAAVLKEKRRIDSPVRVHLPGGTLEINFAGEHILMTGPAEEVFTGNLS, via the coding sequence ATGAAATTTACTAAAATGCATGGATTAGGTAATGACTTTGTCCTAATAGAGGATAGGGAAGAAAAACTCAATCTTACTCCAAAACAAATTTCACATATTTGTCATAGACATTTAGGTGTAGGTGCAGATGGGCTTATCCTCATTCAACCTTCTAATAAGTGTGCTGTAAAAATGGTTTTTTATAATCAGGATGGTAGTAGAGCGGCTATGTGTGGAAATGGAGTTCGCTGTTTTGCCAAGTATGTATATGATCACGGAATAGTTCAAGAAACGTGTTTTTCCATTGAAACTAGGGCTGGAAAAACCAATGTAAAAATTATTGAGCAAAAAAATGCGGATACAATAGTACAGGTAAATATGGGAAAGGTAGATTATAATCCTTCCAATATTCCAATGAATATTGATAAAAAAGATGCTTTGGATGAAGTAGTGTATATTAATAATCAAGAAATTGTTTTTTCTTCAGTATTAGTGGGTGTTCCCCACTCCATCATAGAGGTGGATCATTTAGAAACTTATCCTGTTGAAAGAATAGGTCGGACTCTAGAAAATCATCCCTTATTTCCGGAAAAAACCAATGTGAATTTCATAGAGATTGTCAATCGCAAAGAAGTGAGGGGAGTAACTTGGGAAAGAGGAGTAGGACTCACTCTAGCCTGTGGTACGGGAGCCTGTGCTATTGCTGCAGTATTAAAAGAGAAGAGAAGGATAGATTCCCCCGTCAGGGTACATTTGCCAGGAGGGACACTAGAAATAAATTTTGCGGGGGAACATATATTAATGACGGGACCGGCTGAGGAAGTTTTTACAGGAAATTTATCTTAG
- a CDS encoding TraR/DksA C4-type zinc finger protein, whose product MEKKKLRLYKELLLKERRATLNTLDNMEENQFNTNLKDEVDELSVYDNHPADIGTETYQMELNFALENHEKEALRNIHDALEKIEKGNYGMCEICGKNIKEERLKVAPSAKFCLECSEERQIPKDNEEDRPVEEEVLFPPFGRTDTDYDDSVIYDGEDAWQDVEQYSTATKIGRRDEDRGAVEEVEQISNQQYKDQLPD is encoded by the coding sequence ATGGAGAAGAAGAAATTAAGACTTTATAAAGAACTACTTTTAAAAGAGAGAAGAGCAACTTTAAATACATTGGATAACATGGAAGAAAACCAATTCAATACTAATTTGAAGGATGAAGTAGATGAATTGTCAGTTTATGATAATCATCCAGCAGATATAGGAACAGAGACTTACCAAATGGAACTGAACTTTGCCCTAGAAAATCATGAAAAAGAGGCCCTTAGAAATATCCATGATGCATTAGAAAAAATTGAAAAAGGAAACTATGGTATGTGTGAAATATGCGGCAAGAATATTAAAGAAGAACGTCTTAAAGTAGCACCCTCTGCAAAATTCTGTCTAGAATGTTCAGAAGAAAGACAAATTCCCAAGGATAATGAAGAGGATAGACCTGTTGAGGAGGAGGTGCTTTTTCCCCCTTTTGGGAGAACCGACACTGATTATGATGATTCAGTTATTTATGATGGTGAAGATGCATGGCAGGATGTTGAGCAATATTCCACAGCTACTAAAATTGGCCGCAGAGATGAAGATAGAGGTGCAGTAGAAGAAGTAGAGCAGATATCCAACCAACAATATAAAGATCAATTGCCAGATTAA
- the rpoZ gene encoding DNA-directed RNA polymerase subunit omega gives MIKPSLRSLLKEVDNKYSLVVITAKRARQLVAGKEASIDIESNNPVTISTNEIDKGLIEYTPYDGDEN, from the coding sequence ATGATAAAACCATCTTTAAGATCCCTGTTAAAAGAAGTAGATAATAAATATTCCTTAGTCGTAATTACGGCCAAAAGGGCTAGACAGCTGGTTGCTGGCAAAGAAGCTTCCATTGATATAGAAAGCAATAATCCAGTAACGATTTCTACAAATGAAATTGACAAAGGATTAATAGAGTATACTCCATATGATGGAGATGAAAATTAA
- a CDS encoding YggS family pyridoxal phosphate-dependent enzyme, which produces MRDDQQIDQNIEEILDNIKNAAEKSGRGLEDIHLIAVTKTVDVQKMKWVSQKGLNHFGENRVQELQEKYDQFGDEINWHLIGHLQRNKVKYIIDKVQLIHSVDSIRLAQEINNQAAKINRQMPILIQINIAQEESKFGFKTTDIEECIEILSNYDNILIKGLMTIAPFEENIEKTRPIFRELREIYDRIKKNEKNNINMEYLSMGMTNDYLIAIEEGANMVRIGSGIFGKRNF; this is translated from the coding sequence ATGAGAGATGATCAACAGATAGACCAAAATATAGAGGAAATATTAGACAATATAAAAAATGCTGCTGAAAAAAGTGGTAGAGGATTAGAAGATATTCACCTTATTGCAGTTACAAAAACTGTTGATGTACAAAAAATGAAATGGGTATCACAAAAAGGTCTGAATCATTTTGGTGAAAATAGGGTACAAGAATTACAAGAAAAGTATGATCAATTTGGTGATGAAATTAATTGGCATTTAATAGGCCACTTACAAAGAAATAAAGTAAAATATATTATCGACAAAGTACAATTGATTCACTCGGTAGACAGTATCCGATTAGCTCAAGAAATAAATAACCAAGCAGCTAAAATAAATAGACAAATGCCAATACTTATTCAAATAAATATCGCTCAAGAGGAAAGTAAGTTTGGATTTAAAACTACTGATATAGAGGAATGTATAGAGATTTTGTCAAATTATGACAATATTCTTATTAAAGGTTTAATGACTATTGCCCCCTTTGAGGAAAATATTGAAAAAACTCGTCCTATTTTTAGGGAATTGAGGGAAATATATGATAGAATAAAGAAAAATGAAAAGAATAATATCAATATGGAATATTTATCAATGGGTATGACCAACGATTATCTGATTGCAATTGAAGAAGGAGCCAATATGGTACGTATTGGCAGTGGAATTTTTGGAAAACGAAACTTTTAA
- the coaBC gene encoding bifunctional phosphopantothenoylcysteine decarboxylase/phosphopantothenate--cysteine ligase CoaBC, which yields MLKGKTIVLGVTGGISAYKSIDLVSRLKKLGADIHVIMTEAATKLVTPLSFQTLSQNVVVVDTFQNIKYWEVEHISLAQKADLFVVAPATANIIGKIANGIADDMLSTTIMATKAPKLIVPAMNTQMYLNPIVEGNMKKLRDLGYYLMQPESGHLACGDVGIGKLPSPMAIEQEIVSFFSKNMDLKEKKILITAGPTREPIDPVRYITNHSSGKMGYALAAQAQSRGAEVMLVSGPTSLEVPKGIEYYPVTTAKEMYNKVMELYRSAHIIIKAAAVADYSPNEISNQKIKKNSSEISLSLRKNSDIAYELGKVKENRILIGFAAETENLINNAKTKILKKNLDFIVANDLTQEGAGFRGDTNIVKIINKSGNTISLPKMSKEEVANTILDEAIKIL from the coding sequence ATGTTAAAGGGTAAAACAATCGTGCTAGGAGTGACTGGAGGTATTTCGGCATATAAATCAATAGATTTAGTAAGTCGTTTAAAAAAATTAGGGGCTGATATCCATGTCATTATGACAGAGGCGGCCACAAAATTAGTTACTCCCTTAAGCTTTCAAACCTTATCTCAAAATGTAGTAGTTGTTGATACCTTCCAAAACATAAAATATTGGGAGGTAGAACATATAAGTTTGGCTCAAAAGGCGGATTTATTTGTTGTTGCACCTGCCACGGCGAATATTATAGGGAAAATAGCTAATGGTATAGCAGATGATATGCTGTCAACTACAATAATGGCTACCAAAGCACCTAAACTTATTGTGCCCGCTATGAATACACAGATGTATCTAAATCCTATTGTAGAGGGAAATATGAAAAAGCTAAGAGACTTGGGTTATTATCTTATGCAACCTGAATCAGGACATTTAGCCTGTGGGGATGTAGGAATAGGTAAATTACCTTCACCAATGGCCATTGAACAAGAAATTGTGAGTTTCTTTAGCAAGAATATGGATCTGAAGGAAAAAAAAATCTTAATTACTGCAGGACCAACCCGTGAACCTATTGATCCAGTGCGCTATATTACCAATCATTCTTCAGGAAAAATGGGATATGCCCTAGCTGCCCAGGCGCAAAGTAGAGGGGCAGAAGTTATGTTAGTTTCGGGACCAACTTCATTGGAAGTTCCTAAGGGAATAGAATATTATCCTGTAACCACTGCCAAGGAAATGTATAATAAAGTGATGGAATTATATAGATCGGCTCATATTATTATTAAAGCAGCGGCAGTAGCAGATTATAGCCCTAATGAAATCTCTAATCAAAAAATCAAGAAGAATAGTAGTGAAATATCATTATCCCTAAGGAAAAATTCTGATATTGCATATGAATTGGGAAAGGTTAAAGAAAATAGAATCTTAATTGGATTTGCAGCTGAAACTGAAAATTTAATCAATAATGCAAAGACTAAGATTTTAAAAAAGAATCTAGACTTTATTGTAGCAAATGATTTAACACAAGAGGGTGCTGGATTTAGAGGAGATACAAATATTGTTAAGATCATAAATAAAAGTGGAAATACTATAAGCTTGCCAAAGATGTCTAAAGAAGAAGTTGCCAATACAATATTAGATGAAGCGATAAAAATACTATAA
- a CDS encoding Rqc2 family fibronectin-binding protein: MAFDGITTIALIDELSGRLIDGRIDKIYQPERDEIHINISNKRDKCTLLLSANPNNPRVYLTEKSKANPLSPPNFCMLLRKILSRGRILSIDQFSMDRIIEMDIETLNELGDRVVRSLIIEIMGRHSNIILLNKKTNIIIDSIKKVGSNISRYRQVLPGKEYIYPPNHNKINPLEVGEKEITSLIDDYPPNKKIEKFLLENFTGISPIISREICYRSHIHYDTPMQSLSIEQKNYLLRCFLEVIDQVKNKEFMPVMIYNENQTKLIDFSPIPLRQYQSLMTKNFNSISMLLEQFYYERDKLERIKQKNSGLLHLLQNKLDRNYKKLGVQQEEYQLSKEAEIYKLYGELIISNIYSIKKGLDKATLLNFYSEHQEEVEIPLNPNLTPSENAQKYFKKYNKSKNAALQLEIQIRYTKDEIYYLESQVANIENTTDHEDIEEIKEELRKEGYLSPVSKKNTVKVKSSSPLHFKSSDGYDIYVGKNNRQNDHLTLRASSDKDIWFHTKDIPGSHVVVKNLSYHDIPEKTLLEAASLAAYYSKAKKSSNVPIDFTQIKYVRKPKGAKPGMVIYDHNKTIFITPKEENILSIKRVK, encoded by the coding sequence ATGGCATTTGACGGTATTACTACGATAGCCTTAATAGATGAATTATCCGGCAGACTTATAGATGGACGGATAGATAAAATATATCAGCCTGAAAGAGATGAAATACATATTAATATTAGTAACAAAAGGGATAAATGCACATTGCTACTTTCTGCTAATCCTAATAATCCCAGAGTATATCTAACAGAAAAATCTAAAGCTAATCCCCTTTCCCCTCCTAATTTTTGTATGTTGCTTAGAAAGATCTTATCCAGGGGCAGAATCCTATCCATAGATCAATTCTCTATGGATAGAATAATTGAGATGGATATCGAAACTCTAAATGAATTAGGAGATAGAGTGGTGAGATCCCTGATTATAGAAATTATGGGACGTCACAGTAATATCATCCTTTTAAATAAAAAAACCAATATCATCATAGATAGCATAAAAAAAGTGGGTTCAAATATCAGTCGATACAGGCAGGTTTTGCCTGGCAAAGAATATATTTATCCACCCAATCACAATAAAATCAACCCATTAGAAGTAGGAGAAAAGGAGATCACATCTTTAATAGATGACTATCCTCCAAATAAAAAAATAGAAAAGTTCCTTTTAGAAAATTTTACTGGCATTAGCCCAATTATCTCTAGGGAGATTTGTTATAGAAGCCACATTCACTATGACACACCTATGCAAAGTTTATCTATAGAGCAAAAAAACTATTTATTACGATGCTTTTTAGAAGTCATAGATCAAGTAAAAAATAAAGAGTTTATGCCTGTTATGATATATAATGAAAATCAAACAAAATTGATAGATTTTTCACCTATACCTCTCAGACAATATCAATCTCTAATGACTAAAAATTTCAACTCTATCTCTATGCTTTTGGAACAGTTCTATTATGAAAGAGATAAGTTAGAAAGAATAAAACAAAAAAATAGTGGATTATTACATCTTCTGCAAAATAAATTAGATAGAAATTATAAAAAATTAGGAGTTCAACAAGAAGAATATCAATTATCCAAAGAAGCTGAAATTTATAAATTATATGGGGAATTGATTATTTCCAACATTTATTCTATTAAAAAGGGATTGGACAAAGCTACTCTATTAAACTTTTATTCAGAACATCAAGAGGAGGTTGAAATTCCCCTTAACCCCAATCTTACTCCCTCGGAAAATGCACAAAAATATTTTAAAAAATATAATAAAAGTAAAAATGCTGCTCTGCAGTTAGAAATCCAAATAAGATACACCAAAGACGAAATCTACTATCTCGAAAGCCAAGTAGCCAATATAGAAAATACAACCGATCATGAAGATATTGAAGAGATTAAAGAAGAATTAAGAAAAGAAGGCTATTTATCTCCTGTTAGCAAAAAAAATACTGTTAAAGTCAAATCTTCTTCGCCATTGCATTTTAAATCCAGTGATGGTTATGACATCTATGTGGGAAAAAACAACCGTCAAAATGATCATTTAACCCTTAGGGCTTCCTCAGACAAGGATATATGGTTTCATACTAAGGATATACCAGGTTCTCATGTGGTCGTGAAAAATCTCTCTTATCATGATATCCCTGAAAAAACTTTATTAGAAGCAGCTTCCTTGGCTGCCTATTACAGTAAGGCTAAAAAATCCAGTAACGTTCCTATAGATTTTACTCAAATAAAATATGTTAGAAAGCCCAAGGGAGCAAAGCCGGGAATGGTTATTTATGACCACAATAAAACCATATTCATCACCCCTAAAGAAGAAAATATTTTATCAATAAAAAGGGTTAAGTAA